A genome region from Macadamia integrifolia cultivar HAES 741 unplaced genomic scaffold, SCU_Mint_v3 scaffold652, whole genome shotgun sequence includes the following:
- the LOC122069568 gene encoding caffeic acid 3-O-methyltransferase-like: protein MASLENQPNPAIPSCANSEADLNPNIAFVSAMEMASSLILPMVLRAALELDLLEIIARAGPDAQLSASMVTSQLPTQNPDAPMMVDRILRFLASHSMLTCSHVTHENGRVERLYGLAPLSFFFVGNQGPDITGFIKLLTHKAYFESWYQLKDAVLEGGTPFDKAHGMSMFEYAATDPGFSEIFTKSVAKANLSIMEQILVKYNGFENAKVVVDVGGGIGAMLNLITSKYPTIKGINFDLPHVIQNAPSYTGAENVGGDMFVSVPRGDVILLKAVLHNWNDDQCLKLLMTCYKALPDHGKVVVIDGVLPEVPEPNNEAKLAFRTDILMMVQHIGGKERTVKEFEELAKGAGFIGTKVVCCVLNHCVIEFYK, encoded by the exons ATGGCTTCCTTAGAGAATCAGCCCAATCCTGCCATCCCTTCGTGTGCCAACAGCGAGGCCGATCTAAACCCTAACATTGCTTTTGTTTCTGCAATGGAAATGGCATCTTCTCTTATCCTTCCTATGGTGCTCAGAGCTGCTTTGGAGTTGGATCTGCTAGAGATAATAGCTAGAGCTGGCCCAGATGCTCAGCTCTCAGCTTCAATGGTAACATCTCAGCTCCCAACACAGAACCCAGATGCCCCTATGATGGTTGATCGCATACTAAGGTTTCTAGCCAGCCACTCCATGCTCACTTGCTCTCATGTTACCCATGAGAATGGCCGTGTTGAAAGGCTCTATGGTTTGGCACcactctcctttttttttgttggaaatcAAGGTCCAGACATCACTGGTTTCATCAAGTTATTAACCCATAAGGCCTACTTTGAAAGCTG GTACCAATTAAAAGatgctgttcttgaaggaggGACTCCATTTGACAAGGCTCATGGCATGTCTATGTTCGAGTATGCTGCTACCGATCCAGGTTTCAGTGAGATTTTCACTAAATCAGTGGCAAAGGCTAACTTGTCAATTATGGAGCAAATACTTGTGAAATATAATGGATTCGAAAATGCAAAAGTGGTTGTTGATGTGGGTGGTGGGATTGGAGCTATGCTTAACTTGATCACTTCAAAGTACCCTACTATTAAGGGCATTAACTTTGATTTGCCTCATGTCATACAAAATGCCCCATCTTATACTG GTGCGGAGAATGTAGGAGGAGATATGTTTGTAAGTGTTCCGAGAGGAGATGTCATCTTACTGAAG GCAGTACTTCACAACTGGAATGATGATCAATGCTTGAAGTTATTAATGACTTGTTACAAAGCATTACCAGACCATGGAAAGGTGGTTGTTATTGATGGAGTTCTTCCTGAAGTTCCTGAGCCCAATAATGAAGCCAAATTAGCCTTTCGGACAGACATTCTTATGATGGTTCAGCATATTGGAGGAAAGGAGAGGACAGTTAAGGAGTTTGAAGAATTGGCAAAGGGAGCAGGTTTTATTGGTACTAAGGTAGTTTGTTGTGTTTTAAACCATTGTGTCATAGAATTCTATAAATAA